The following proteins are encoded in a genomic region of Pikeienuella piscinae:
- a CDS encoding polyprenyl synthetase family protein, which yields MTESDTDFAARLATAAARVEAALDAALPRAGAGPEGQLAAAMRRAALGGGKRLRAFLTIETAGLFGASPDGADRVAAAFECLHAYSLAHDDLPCMDDDDLRRGLPTLHVEWDEATAVLAGDALQALAFELLTSPATHRSGAVRAALALKLAEASGFGGMVGGQALDIAAETAPAPLTLAGIERLQAKKTGALIAASVEAGAILGRARAAERRALREYALELGAAFQIADDILDATGDAATAGKRLGKDADAGKATFVGALGIEGARTRAARLAEDAAGRLAAFGDAATPLRLAARFAISRQR from the coding sequence GTGACGGAGTCCGACACCGACTTCGCCGCTCGGCTGGCGACCGCCGCCGCCCGGGTCGAGGCGGCGCTCGATGCGGCTCTGCCGAGGGCGGGCGCGGGCCCCGAGGGCCAGCTCGCCGCCGCCATGCGCCGGGCGGCGCTGGGCGGGGGCAAGCGACTTCGCGCATTCCTGACGATCGAAACTGCGGGTCTGTTTGGCGCGTCGCCGGATGGCGCGGACCGTGTCGCCGCGGCGTTCGAATGCCTTCACGCCTATTCGCTGGCGCATGACGATCTTCCCTGCATGGATGACGACGATCTGAGGCGCGGCTTGCCGACGCTTCACGTCGAGTGGGACGAGGCGACGGCGGTGCTGGCCGGCGACGCTCTACAGGCTCTGGCTTTCGAATTGCTGACCAGTCCCGCGACGCATCGGAGCGGCGCGGTGCGCGCCGCGCTCGCGCTGAAGCTCGCGGAAGCCTCGGGGTTCGGCGGAATGGTCGGCGGGCAGGCCCTCGACATCGCGGCGGAGACGGCGCCGGCGCCGCTGACCCTCGCGGGGATCGAACGGCTTCAGGCGAAGAAGACCGGGGCGCTGATCGCGGCTTCGGTGGAGGCGGGCGCGATTCTCGGTCGGGCGCGGGCCGCCGAACGGCGCGCCTTGCGCGAGTATGCGCTCGAACTCGGCGCCGCCTTCCAGATCGCGGATGATATACTGGATGCGACAGGAGACGCCGCAACCGCGGGAAAGCGGCTTGGCAAGGACGCGGATGCGGGCAAGGCGACCTTCGTCGGCGCGCTCGGAATCGAGGGCGCCCGCACGCGCGCGGCTCGACTGGCCGAAGACGCGGCGGGCCGGCTGGCCGCGTTCGGCGACGCCGCGACTCCCCTTCGACTCGCTGCGCGCTTTGCGATAAGCCGCCAGCGCTGA
- a CDS encoding exodeoxyribonuclease VII small subunit, translating into MSDRKIDAMSFEEAMEELESVVSQLENGQVPLDKSIGLYERGEALRKHCDGRLKDAELRVEKIIQGADGEAKGAEPFDAE; encoded by the coding sequence ATGAGCGACAGGAAAATCGACGCGATGAGCTTCGAAGAAGCAATGGAGGAGCTCGAAAGCGTCGTCAGCCAATTAGAGAACGGCCAGGTTCCGCTCGACAAGTCTATCGGACTCTATGAGCGCGGCGAGGCACTGCGCAAGCATTGCGACGGGCGGCTGAAGGATGCGGAGCTGCGCGTCGAGAAGATCATTCAGGGCGCGGATGGCGAGGCGAAGGGCGCGGAGCCGTTCGACGCCGAGTGA
- a CDS encoding histone deacetylase family protein: MSFAIISHTDCLRHVAPPGHPERVARIEAVSAALDDSVFAGAQRIEAPLAEDAAILRAHPESYLRRLEGASPAEGFATLDPDTHMSPGTLTAARRAAGANVLAVDLVMAGAARAVFCATRPPGHHAERETAMGFCFFSNAAIGALHAIEAHGLSRVAIADFDVHHGNGTQNVFWEESRVLFASSHQSPLYPGSGMPHETGAGNIHNATLPPGAGGAAFRKVWEENLLPAIDAHAPELLIISAGFDAHRRDPLAQLMLETEDFTWITGKLCDLAATHCGGRVVSTLEGGYDLDGLAVSTAAHAKVLMERAS; encoded by the coding sequence ATGAGCTTTGCGATCATCTCCCACACTGACTGCCTCCGGCATGTCGCCCCGCCCGGCCATCCGGAACGCGTCGCGCGGATCGAGGCGGTTTCCGCCGCGCTCGACGATTCCGTCTTCGCGGGGGCGCAACGCATCGAGGCGCCGCTCGCCGAGGACGCGGCGATCCTGCGCGCCCACCCCGAGAGCTATCTGAGACGGCTCGAAGGCGCATCGCCCGCCGAGGGGTTCGCCACGCTCGATCCTGATACGCACATGTCGCCCGGTACGCTCACAGCCGCGCGGCGGGCGGCGGGCGCGAATGTGCTGGCGGTCGATCTGGTGATGGCGGGGGCGGCGCGCGCTGTCTTCTGCGCCACCCGCCCGCCCGGTCATCACGCCGAGCGCGAAACCGCGATGGGGTTCTGTTTCTTCTCCAACGCCGCCATCGGCGCCCTCCACGCCATCGAGGCGCACGGGCTTTCCCGCGTCGCCATCGCGGATTTCGACGTTCATCATGGCAACGGGACGCAGAACGTGTTCTGGGAAGAGTCGCGCGTCCTCTTCGCCTCCTCGCACCAGTCGCCGCTCTATCCCGGCTCCGGCATGCCGCATGAGACCGGGGCCGGGAATATCCACAACGCGACCCTCCCCCCCGGGGCCGGCGGCGCCGCCTTCCGCAAGGTCTGGGAGGAAAACCTCCTGCCCGCGATCGACGCCCACGCGCCCGAACTTCTGATCATTTCCGCCGGGTTCGACGCGCATCGGCGCGATCCGCTCGCGCAGCTGATGCTGGAGACGGAGGATTTCACTTGGATCACCGGAAAGCTCTGCGATCTGGCGGCGACACATTGCGGCGGGCGGGTGGTCTCCACCCTCGAAGGGGGCTATGACCTCGACGGGCTCGCGGTCTCGACCGCCGCCCATGCGAAAGTTCTGATGGAGCGCGCTTCATGA
- a CDS encoding response regulator: protein MTLTSADPPAHILVVDDDQRIRTLLRQFLVKHGYLVTEARDAAHARRILAGLAFDLLIIDVMMPGEDGFSLTAAVRKMAESPILLLTARGETEDRIAGLESGADDYLPKPFEPRELLLRVAAILRRAAIMPLKDEPPKTLSFGETRYDISRGELWRGEGLVRLTSTEAALMRVFAKAPNEALTRVRLVEELGGAGGGAQERAVDVQITRLRRKIESDPKNPRYLQTVRGEGYMLTPD, encoded by the coding sequence ATGACACTGACGAGCGCGGATCCGCCGGCCCATATTCTCGTCGTCGATGACGACCAGCGGATTCGCACGCTCCTGCGGCAGTTCCTGGTCAAGCACGGCTATCTGGTGACCGAGGCGCGCGACGCCGCTCATGCGCGGCGCATCCTCGCCGGTCTCGCTTTCGATCTGCTCATCATCGACGTGATGATGCCAGGAGAGGACGGATTCTCGCTGACCGCCGCGGTTCGGAAAATGGCTGAAAGCCCGATCCTGCTGCTGACCGCGCGGGGCGAGACCGAGGATCGGATCGCCGGGCTCGAGTCCGGGGCCGACGATTATCTTCCAAAACCGTTCGAGCCGCGGGAGCTTCTGCTGCGCGTCGCGGCGATTCTCAGACGGGCGGCGATCATGCCGCTGAAGGATGAACCGCCGAAGACTCTGTCCTTCGGCGAAACACGCTACGACATCTCGCGGGGCGAGCTCTGGCGCGGCGAGGGGCTGGTGCGGCTCACATCGACCGAGGCGGCGCTGATGCGGGTCTTCGCCAAGGCCCCCAACGAAGCGCTGACGCGTGTGAGGCTGGTGGAGGAGCTGGGCGGCGCCGGCGGCGGCGCGCAGGAACGCGCCGTCGACGTGCAGATCACCCGACTCCGACGAAAGATCGAGAGTGACCCGAAGAACCCGCGCTACCTGCAGACCGTGCGCGGCGAAGGCTATATGCTGACCCCGGACTGA
- a CDS encoding MarR family winged helix-turn-helix transcriptional regulator has product MRADQRLFLTDEQLRTGIELLFFAYRDFIGDPDRILADRGYGRAHHRAIHFIRHRPGLTVAELIELLGVTKQSLNRVLRQLIEDGLVEQAVGETDRRQRRLHLTGSGRDLEAQLSETQRERLRRAYLDAGPEAVAGFREVLHRMMNEGARRLLTTATER; this is encoded by the coding sequence ATGCGAGCGGATCAGCGGCTCTTCCTGACCGATGAGCAACTCAGAACCGGGATCGAGCTTCTGTTCTTCGCCTATCGCGATTTCATTGGCGATCCCGACCGGATTCTCGCGGACCGGGGCTATGGCCGCGCCCATCATCGGGCGATACATTTCATCCGGCATCGGCCGGGGCTGACCGTGGCCGAACTGATCGAACTCCTCGGCGTCACCAAGCAGTCGCTGAATCGGGTTCTCCGGCAACTGATCGAAGACGGGCTCGTGGAGCAGGCCGTGGGCGAGACGGATCGCCGCCAGCGGCGGCTGCATCTCACCGGGTCGGGGCGCGATCTCGAAGCGCAATTGTCCGAAACCCAGCGCGAACGGCTGCGACGCGCTTATCTCGACGCGGGGCCGGAAGCGGTTGCAGGATTCCGCGAGGTGCTGCACAGAATGATGAACGAGGGCGCGCGGCGCCTGCTAACGACTGCGACCGAACGGTGA
- a CDS encoding branched-chain amino acid aminotransferase — MGGEAYDDRDGVIWFDGAMVPWREAKVHVLTHALHYASSVFEGERAYGGVIFRGHEHSLRLLSSAAAMDIPSPYTAEEIDEAKATALRASGLEDCYVRAFMWRGSGPDMGVAAARNPVHMAVAVWAWGAYYGDAKMKGAKLDISKWKRPSPETIPSHAKAAGLYMICTMSKHAAEAKGCSDALMMDYRGYVAEATGANVFFVKDNVVHTPLPDCFLNGLTRQTVVDLLKKRGVEVVERHIMPDELESFEQCWLTGTAAEVTPVGQIGEYTFEVGALTRAIAEDYEKLVRGNR; from the coding sequence ATGGGCGGCGAAGCCTATGACGATCGCGACGGCGTCATCTGGTTCGATGGCGCGATGGTCCCCTGGCGTGAGGCGAAGGTGCATGTGCTCACCCACGCGCTCCATTACGCTTCTTCGGTGTTCGAAGGCGAACGCGCTTATGGCGGCGTGATCTTCCGCGGCCACGAGCACAGTCTCCGCCTCCTCTCCAGCGCCGCGGCGATGGACATTCCCTCGCCCTACACGGCTGAGGAGATCGACGAGGCGAAAGCGACGGCGCTGAGGGCTTCCGGGCTCGAGGATTGCTATGTCCGCGCCTTCATGTGGCGCGGCTCCGGCCCCGACATGGGCGTCGCGGCGGCGCGGAACCCGGTTCATATGGCGGTCGCGGTCTGGGCCTGGGGGGCCTATTACGGCGACGCGAAGATGAAGGGTGCGAAGCTCGACATCTCGAAGTGGAAGCGGCCGAGCCCGGAGACGATCCCCTCCCACGCCAAGGCCGCCGGACTCTACATGATCTGCACCATGTCGAAGCACGCCGCCGAGGCGAAGGGCTGTTCTGACGCGCTGATGATGGATTATCGCGGCTATGTCGCAGAAGCGACCGGCGCCAATGTCTTCTTCGTCAAGGACAATGTGGTTCACACGCCGCTTCCCGACTGTTTCCTGAACGGCCTGACCCGGCAGACTGTCGTCGATCTTCTTAAGAAGCGCGGCGTCGAGGTCGTGGAGCGGCACATCATGCCGGACGAGCTGGAGAGCTTCGAGCAGTGCTGGCTGACCGGCACCGCGGCCGAGGTCACGCCGGTCGGCCAGATCGGCGAATACACTTTCGAGGTGGGCGCGCTGACCCGCGCCATCGCCGAGGACTATGAGAAACTCGTGCGTGGCAACCGCTGA
- a CDS encoding NAD(P)/FAD-dependent oxidoreductase has protein sequence MVETADVLVVGAGVAGLGAAAHLAASARVIVLEAERAPCLHSTGRSAAVFIKSYGPPGVRAATAASEAFYETPPDGFADAPLLTPRGLLYLDYVGGGLDAMLAATPGMKPVTVDEAVELAPILKRQPIVAAAHELDARDIDIDLLTGGFRRWMRDGGARIVTDAGVTALSRESGVWRAETPAGVFEAPILINAAGAWASAVAAMAGASSIKIQPKRRSAAIVPAPAEYDVSDWPLCADAAEGWYARPTGGKLMVSPADADPVEACDIWPDDMVLAEGIDRFQQAVTFEVTRVERTWAGLRSFSPDGEPVIGFDPGCEGFFWLAGQGGYGIQTAPAFSALTADLVLDRAPALGAAAALLSPDRFV, from the coding sequence ATGGTTGAAACTGCAGACGTACTCGTTGTCGGCGCCGGCGTCGCGGGCCTTGGCGCCGCCGCCCATCTCGCCGCTTCAGCGCGGGTGATCGTGCTTGAGGCCGAGCGCGCGCCCTGCCTCCACTCGACCGGGCGCTCGGCCGCGGTATTCATCAAGTCATATGGTCCGCCGGGCGTGCGTGCGGCGACGGCCGCTTCGGAGGCGTTTTACGAAACGCCGCCAGACGGCTTTGCGGATGCGCCGCTTCTCACCCCGCGCGGCCTGCTTTATCTCGATTATGTCGGCGGCGGACTCGACGCCATGCTGGCGGCGACGCCGGGGATGAAGCCCGTGACGGTCGACGAGGCCGTGGAGCTGGCGCCGATTCTGAAACGCCAGCCGATCGTCGCGGCGGCGCATGAGCTGGACGCGCGGGATATCGACATCGACCTTCTGACGGGTGGTTTCAGGCGGTGGATGCGGGACGGCGGCGCGCGGATCGTCACTGACGCCGGCGTCACTGCGCTCAGCAGGGAATCGGGCGTATGGCGGGCCGAGACGCCCGCCGGCGTGTTCGAAGCGCCGATCCTGATCAACGCCGCGGGCGCGTGGGCGAGCGCGGTGGCGGCGATGGCCGGGGCGTCTTCAATCAAGATACAGCCGAAGCGCCGTTCGGCGGCGATCGTCCCGGCGCCTGCGGAATACGATGTTTCGGACTGGCCGCTTTGCGCCGACGCCGCCGAAGGTTGGTACGCGAGGCCGACCGGCGGAAAATTGATGGTTTCCCCCGCTGACGCAGACCCGGTCGAAGCCTGCGATATCTGGCCCGACGATATGGTGCTGGCGGAAGGAATCGACCGGTTCCAGCAGGCCGTCACTTTCGAGGTGACGCGGGTGGAGCGGACATGGGCGGGACTCAGGAGTTTCTCGCCCGATGGCGAGCCCGTGATCGGCTTCGACCCCGGATGTGAAGGCTTCTTCTGGCTCGCTGGTCAGGGCGGCTACGGTATCCAGACCGCGCCGGCGTTCTCGGCGCTCACCGCCGATCTCGTGCTTGATCGGGCGCCCGCGCTCGGCGCCGCAGCCGCCCTCCTCTCGCCCGACCGCTTCGTCTGA
- the rsfS gene encoding ribosome silencing factor codes for MTRPTVTPPGSGGEEAVNALLAHILNRLDQDKAEEIVAIDLRGKSAMADHMVIASGRSTRQVSALTDHLVESLKQELGRSARIEGKNAGDWVLIDAGDVIVHIFRPEVREFYQLEKMWLPEVAETPARMA; via the coding sequence GTGACGCGCCCGACCGTGACGCCGCCCGGCAGCGGCGGTGAAGAAGCAGTCAATGCGCTGCTCGCCCATATTCTGAACAGGCTCGATCAGGACAAGGCCGAGGAGATCGTTGCGATCGATCTGCGCGGCAAATCCGCGATGGCCGATCACATGGTGATCGCCTCCGGCCGCTCCACGAGGCAGGTTTCGGCGCTGACCGATCATCTGGTCGAGTCGCTGAAGCAGGAGCTTGGCCGCTCGGCCCGGATCGAAGGCAAGAACGCGGGCGACTGGGTGCTGATCGATGCGGGCGACGTGATCGTCCATATTTTCCGGCCCGAGGTGCGCGAGTTCTACCAGCTCGAAAAGATGTGGCTGCCGGAGGTCGCCGAAACGCCGGCGCGGATGGCCTGA
- the rlmH gene encoding 23S rRNA (pseudouridine(1915)-N(3))-methyltransferase RlmH → MRIAILAIGRQKGGPEAILVADYLARFDAVGRGLGLGPARLQEIEDKKRVGESRLLIDAIPDGAFAVALDERGKAISSRAFAGLICAKRDEGRRDMVFLVGGADGHTDALRARADRLLGFGPMVWPHMLARAMLAEQLYRAASILSGAPYHRD, encoded by the coding sequence GTGCGCATCGCGATACTGGCTATCGGCCGTCAGAAAGGCGGGCCGGAGGCGATACTTGTCGCCGACTATCTGGCGCGGTTCGACGCCGTGGGACGCGGTCTTGGCCTTGGCCCGGCGCGATTGCAGGAAATCGAGGACAAGAAGCGCGTCGGCGAGAGCCGGTTGCTGATTGATGCGATTCCCGACGGCGCCTTCGCCGTCGCGCTGGACGAACGCGGGAAAGCGATAAGCAGCCGCGCCTTCGCAGGGCTGATCTGCGCGAAGCGCGACGAAGGACGGCGCGACATGGTTTTTCTTGTCGGCGGCGCCGACGGTCACACGGACGCGCTCCGCGCCCGCGCCGACCGGCTGCTCGGCTTCGGGCCGATGGTCTGGCCGCATATGCTCGCGCGCGCGATGCTCGCCGAGCAGCTCTACCGCGCCGCCAGCATCCTCTCCGGCGCGCCCTATCATCGGGACTGA
- a CDS encoding NADH:flavin oxidoreductase/NADH oxidase — protein sequence MTKPMLFTPITLRGLTLKNRVVIAPMCQYSAIDGLANDWHFAHLAKFAMGGAAAVLTEAAAVQERGRITHGDLGIWSDAHAEALKPVVAFIRTQGAAPGIQLGHAGRKASMQRPWFGNGPLGAEDEARGDTPWTVNGASAIPLAEGWLTPVEMTARDIAKLVENFVAATRRSNAAGFEFIELHGAHGYLIQSFLSPLSNRRTDKWGGDLAGRMKLALDIAWAVREAWPKEKPLFFRISSIDGIEGGWEIEDSVALCHELKRIGVDVIDCSSMGNSAGGATANPMARGAGFQTPFSKRIRAETGIATQAVGLILDGPMAEEVLQDGRSDLIAIGREALYDPFWAHHQAREMGVEGYDAWPEQYGWWLERREGAIRRINENPDGRKLPAA from the coding sequence ATGACCAAGCCGATGCTCTTCACCCCGATCACGCTCAGGGGTCTGACGCTGAAGAACCGCGTGGTGATCGCGCCGATGTGCCAGTATTCCGCCATCGACGGCCTGGCGAACGACTGGCACTTCGCCCATCTGGCGAAATTCGCCATGGGCGGCGCCGCCGCCGTTCTGACCGAGGCCGCCGCGGTGCAGGAGCGTGGCCGCATCACGCACGGCGACCTCGGCATCTGGTCCGACGCCCATGCGGAGGCGTTGAAACCTGTTGTCGCGTTCATCAGGACGCAGGGTGCGGCGCCGGGCATTCAACTCGGCCATGCCGGGCGCAAGGCCTCAATGCAGCGGCCCTGGTTCGGCAACGGACCGCTCGGCGCGGAGGACGAGGCCCGTGGCGATACGCCCTGGACGGTAAACGGCGCCTCCGCGATCCCGCTCGCCGAGGGGTGGCTGACGCCGGTTGAAATGACAGCGCGGGACATCGCGAAACTCGTCGAGAATTTCGTCGCCGCAACGCGGCGATCGAATGCGGCGGGCTTCGAGTTCATCGAGCTTCACGGCGCCCATGGCTATCTCATTCAATCCTTCCTCTCGCCGCTCTCGAATCGGCGGACCGACAAATGGGGCGGCGACCTCGCCGGTCGAATGAAGCTGGCGCTGGATATCGCGTGGGCGGTGCGGGAAGCATGGCCGAAGGAGAAGCCGCTCTTTTTCCGCATCTCGTCGATCGACGGAATCGAGGGCGGCTGGGAGATCGAGGACAGCGTCGCGCTCTGTCATGAGCTAAAGAGGATCGGCGTCGATGTGATCGACTGCTCTTCGATGGGCAATTCCGCGGGCGGCGCGACGGCGAACCCGATGGCGCGCGGCGCCGGTTTCCAGACGCCGTTCTCGAAGCGCATCCGCGCCGAAACCGGCATCGCGACACAGGCGGTCGGGCTGATCCTCGACGGCCCGATGGCGGAGGAGGTGCTGCAGGACGGCCGCTCCGACCTGATCGCGATTGGACGCGAGGCGCTTTACGACCCGTTCTGGGCGCATCATCAGGCGCGGGAGATGGGAGTCGAGGGCTACGACGCCTGGCCGGAGCAGTATGGCTGGTGGCTGGAGCGGCGCGAGGGGGCGATTCGGCGGATCAACGAGAACCCGGACGGACGCAAGCTGCCGGCGGCCTGA
- a CDS encoding enoyl-CoA hydratase has product MDDLVLVETSEDGAVATVVMNRPEALNAISVALEDSLLSVFRRLAGESAVRAIVLTGAGRAFSAGVDLKELGAGAREGRDWRGPDTLAGAMRCSKVPVIAAVNGFAVTGGLELALQADFIVAAEGARFADTHARVGLTPSWGMTQILPRLIGPARARWMSLTGGFIDAATARDWGLAVEVTPPEALLARARALGAEIAETDPVAMGRIRGLIAAGEGMPLREALALETKVFDEHMATLAHGAVEARRSVVQARGRRIAGESE; this is encoded by the coding sequence ATGGACGATCTTGTTCTCGTCGAGACATCCGAAGACGGCGCCGTCGCCACTGTGGTGATGAACCGGCCGGAGGCGCTTAATGCGATCTCGGTCGCGCTGGAAGATTCGCTTCTTTCCGTTTTCCGACGGCTGGCCGGCGAATCGGCTGTGCGCGCGATCGTGCTGACCGGCGCAGGGCGCGCATTTTCCGCCGGCGTCGATTTGAAAGAACTGGGCGCCGGCGCGCGAGAGGGGCGCGACTGGCGCGGCCCCGATACGCTCGCCGGCGCGATGCGTTGTTCGAAAGTTCCGGTCATCGCCGCGGTGAACGGCTTCGCGGTGACCGGCGGGCTGGAGCTGGCCTTGCAGGCGGATTTCATCGTCGCGGCCGAGGGAGCGCGCTTCGCCGACACGCATGCGCGGGTCGGCCTCACCCCATCCTGGGGCATGACGCAGATCCTGCCGCGCCTGATCGGCCCAGCGCGCGCCCGCTGGATGAGCCTCACCGGCGGCTTTATCGACGCGGCGACCGCGCGGGACTGGGGACTTGCGGTCGAGGTGACCCCGCCCGAAGCCTTGCTGGCGCGCGCCCGCGCGCTCGGGGCCGAGATCGCGGAGACGGATCCTGTCGCGATGGGCCGAATTCGCGGGTTGATCGCAGCCGGCGAAGGCATGCCGTTGAGAGAAGCACTGGCGTTGGAGACGAAGGTGTTCGATGAACACATGGCCACGCTCGCGCATGGCGCGGTGGAGGCGAGGCGCAGCGTCGTTCAGGCGCGTGGACGGCGCATTGCAGGAGAGAGTGAATGA
- the rpe gene encoding ribulose-phosphate 3-epimerase — translation MKFDRAIKIAPSILAADFADFGAECRAIEAEGCDWVHVDVMDGHFVPNITFGPQVCRAIRPHVNTVMDVHLMIAPVDPFLAAFGAAGADIITVHQEAGPHLDRTLQAIRDLGAKAGVALNPATAPETIEYVLDRIDLVCVMTVNPGFGGQSFIEAMAPKVRRLREMIGERPVHIEIDGGVTAETAPLVAAAGADVLVAGSAVFKGGSAANPAPYGKNIRAIRDSAEAARK, via the coding sequence ATGAAATTTGACCGCGCCATAAAGATCGCGCCATCGATCCTCGCCGCCGATTTCGCCGATTTCGGCGCCGAATGCCGGGCGATCGAGGCGGAAGGCTGCGATTGGGTGCATGTCGATGTGATGGACGGGCATTTCGTGCCAAACATTACATTCGGACCGCAGGTGTGCCGCGCGATCCGCCCGCATGTGAATACGGTGATGGACGTTCACTTGATGATCGCGCCGGTCGATCCCTTTCTCGCGGCGTTCGGCGCGGCTGGCGCCGACATCATTACCGTGCATCAGGAGGCGGGACCGCATCTCGACCGGACGCTCCAGGCGATCCGCGATCTCGGCGCGAAGGCGGGCGTGGCGCTCAACCCCGCGACCGCGCCCGAAACGATCGAGTATGTGCTCGACCGCATCGATCTTGTCTGCGTGATGACGGTCAATCCGGGCTTTGGCGGGCAGAGTTTCATCGAGGCGATGGCGCCGAAAGTCCGGCGTCTGCGCGAGATGATCGGGGAAAGGCCGGTTCATATCGAGATCGACGGCGGCGTGACGGCTGAAACCGCGCCATTGGTTGCGGCGGCGGGCGCCGACGTGCTGGTCGCGGGCTCCGCCGTCTTCAAGGGCGGCTCGGCGGCCAACCCCGCGCCCTATGGAAAAAATATCCGCGCTATTCGCGACTCGGCGGAAGCCGCGCGGAAGTGA
- the gph gene encoding phosphoglycolate phosphatase (PGP is an essential enzyme in the glycolate salvage pathway in higher organisms (photorespiration in plants). Phosphoglycolate results from the oxidase activity of RubisCO in the Calvin cycle when concentrations of carbon dioxide are low relative to oxygen. This enzyme is a member of the Haloacid Dehalogenase (HAD) superfamily of aspartate-nucleophile hydrolase enzymes (PF00702).): MTRAVVFDLDGTLIDSVFDIHAAVAATLAALGRPTLDPAAVRGFVGDGVEKLVERCLDATGGHDTASLRAALAMFTRAYAENPATLTRPFEGVQQALARLDSAGLALAVATNKPIALTEQILASLGLRQRFRVVLGGDSLERMKPDPMPLLTAIKQLGGGAAVFVGDSETDEATAANAGVPFHFFSGGYRRKPAAEFRADFVFDRFEDLVERLCADAGT; this comes from the coding sequence GTGACGCGCGCCGTCGTCTTCGATCTCGACGGCACGCTGATCGACAGCGTGTTCGACATCCACGCCGCCGTCGCCGCCACGCTTGCGGCGCTCGGGCGACCCACGCTCGATCCAGCCGCGGTGCGCGGTTTTGTAGGCGACGGCGTCGAGAAGCTGGTGGAGCGCTGTCTCGACGCCACCGGCGGCCATGATACGGCGAGCCTGCGCGCAGCCTTGGCGATGTTCACCCGCGCCTATGCGGAGAATCCGGCGACGCTCACCCGACCATTTGAAGGCGTTCAGCAGGCGCTGGCGCGGCTTGATTCCGCGGGTCTTGCGCTCGCCGTCGCCACCAACAAGCCGATCGCGCTCACCGAGCAGATCCTGGCGTCGCTCGGGCTGCGTCAACGGTTTCGCGTCGTCCTTGGCGGCGACAGCCTGGAGCGGATGAAGCCGGACCCCATGCCGCTCCTGACCGCGATCAAACAGCTTGGCGGCGGCGCGGCGGTCTTTGTCGGGGACAGCGAAACGGATGAAGCGACGGCGGCGAATGCGGGCGTCCCGTTCCACTTCTTCAGCGGAGGCTACCGCCGGAAGCCGGCGGCGGAGTTCCGCGCCGATTTCGTCTTCGACCGCTTCGAGGATCTCGTCGAACGGCTTTGCGCGGACGCGGGAACCTAA
- a CDS encoding antibiotic biosynthesis monooxygenase family protein, translating into MIIVIFEVFPREGERDAYLDMAAEMRPLVDAIDGFISVERFESLSTPGKILSISTFRDEAALDEWRRLTRHRSAQRAGRERMFADYRIRVASVLRDYGMKEREGAPEDSRALHG; encoded by the coding sequence ATGATCATCGTCATTTTCGAGGTTTTCCCTCGTGAAGGGGAAAGGGACGCTTATCTCGATATGGCGGCGGAGATGCGTCCGCTTGTGGACGCGATCGACGGATTCATCTCGGTTGAACGGTTCGAAAGCCTGTCGACGCCGGGCAAGATTCTTTCGATCTCCACATTCCGCGACGAGGCGGCGCTTGATGAGTGGCGCCGGCTGACGCGGCACCGCTCCGCGCAGCGGGCGGGACGCGAGCGGATGTTCGCGGATTACCGCATTCGCGTCGCCTCCGTTCTTCGCGATTACGGGATGAAGGAGCGCGAAGGCGCGCCTGAGGACAGCCGTGCGCTGCACGGCTGA